Proteins from a single region of Takifugu rubripes chromosome 4, fTakRub1.2, whole genome shotgun sequence:
- the LOC101070028 gene encoding neuroblast differentiation-associated protein AHNAK: MSGDKSISESLVLDDSDKGVIIKGITDDGIAAKSGLKAGDEIVAATVHLDHLSKTDVLKILKVLEPYDDNMKVLTKKELGFDGGLGSLGVDPAQVNLKKDLSGTAPIISFDGQHGKLDTDISSPAINGNLPNLSVNKPSLNVGSQFSKPSFGVTGPEVQGGLGDSLKVSTPQLNTTTASLNVKNPDVKTGSLKFERPKFSMPNFNLPQMTPNTQAELSAHADLPKLETQNLSLDPNVDIKGPKAGLTGPNFNMNGSGVNIQTPNVDTDGQLGKFKWPHQKWKVPKAKGLEADLSTPDLNASTPGVNANIDTPGVDLNAPRVDIRGPGLDAPNVEADPPSGKITWPHLKWKKPKGPSTDLDLEGNLNTTQVSVPNLQSEMNATDIDINVPKAELKGPNVDMQSPNVNMEAPSGKINWPHLKWKKPRGSRADLDLDPDLNLSTPNIAGEINTTNSGLKLPKAGLNSGVDVQMPDADIDTPSGKINWPHLKWKKPNIHGPKADLDLNPDLSSPDVDVSLPNVNAPDVDLNLPHSNVDVKAPNLNVDPPSGKFKWPTLKKSKIKNIDQNLDLGADVSVPDPALNGPDVNLSLPKANMEAPKLDLESPDIEGPSGKLKWFNFKKPKFGTLSGPKADFDTDVKAPDMALGGPDVGLKTTDINLSSPNIEGNSDLNVRMPNINPNGPDVEFPDGKLNLPQWKLPNLRGPKVGAPELNADVNAPDIDANTTFGAPNLSLSAPNVTPDLKGVDLKGDLSAPDLSLSTPNVGGINASGVNLNMPKTDLEGPKLDLDTQDIDGPSGKFKWFNFKKPKIGTLKGGKADIDAEMNPPHLDLAGPNDPSKINLGQSSPQPNGNISLPDIDVDLPKAQLNGPSTQLQTPDIASDPQLGDLKLPHFKLPPLQNPTVHSGIEGPNVDMTDLTPRNVEGSIPTANIDTKAPTLNVNPTNATFKSPEIDTGAPTGALADVILKAPPSVPEVKANVGKEDADAKQSPQSKLRWPFKWGFNSGSSTDEEGSGVDSETEASNAEVPAFKFHQLPKMNLDGIPEIGDTFGLSKQDTETKEYIVSKGIRLPIVNATSKPGEKISILERLQMAKENTAMEKSKSADSTLERGGTFKLEQPASVLGLKTPEGSATNGDKLSLGLSNMLGLNVKGSD; encoded by the exons ATG AGTGGCGACAAGAGTATATCGGAAAGTCTGGTCCTGGATGACTCCGACAAAGGCGTCATCATCAAAGGAATCACAGACGACGGCATCGCTGCAAAAAGTGGCCTGAAAGCAG GGGACGAGATCGTTGCTGCCACCGTTCACCTCGACCACCTCAGTAAAACGGATGTGCTGAAGATCCTGAAGGTCCTGGAACCATATGATGACAACATGAAGGTTCTAACAAAGAAAGAACTGGGTTTCGACGGTGGTCTGGGATCTCTGGGAGTAGATCCTGCTCAG GTGAACTTGAAGAAAGATCTGTCCGGCACGGCGCCGATTATCTCCTTTGATGGCCAACATGGAAAACTTGATACAGATATAAGCAGTCCTGCTATCAATGGAAACCTTCCCAACCTGAGTGTGAACAAGCCTTCCCTCAACGTTGGCTCCCAGTTCTCAAAACCCTCCTTTGGAGTCACAGGACCAGAAGTGCAAGGAGGTTTGGGCGACTCCCTCAAAGTTTCAACTCCCCAGCTGAACACCACCACCGCCTCTCTCAATGTCAAGAATCCAGATGTAAAAACAGGTAGTCTGAAATTCGAGAGGCCAAAATTCTCGATGCCAAATTTCAATTTGCCACAAATGacaccaaacacacaagcagaacTTTCTGCACATGCAGATCTACCAAAGCTAGAGACACAAAATCTTAGTCTGGATCCAAATGTTGACATTAAAGGTCCAAAAGCCGGACTCACCGGGCCAAACTTTAATATGAATGGTTCGGGTGTAAATATCCAAACCCCAAATGTTGACACTGATGGACAGCTGGGCAAGTTTAAGTGGCCACATCAAAAATGGAAAGTCCCAAAAGCCAAAGGACTAGAGGCTGATCTATCAACACCTGACCTCAATGCCTCTACACCAGGCGTGAACGCTAATATAGATACACCAGGTGTCGACCTCAACGCACCCAGAGTTGATATTAGAGGCCCTGGTCTCGATGCTCCAAATGTTGAAGCTGATCCTCCTTCAGGTAAAATCACGTGGCCTCATTTGAAGTGGAAGAAACCTAAAGGGCCTAGCACAGATCTGGATTTAGAGGGgaacctgaacacaacacaggTCTCGGTCCCAAACTTGCAGAGTGAAATGAATGCCACAGACATTGACATAAATGTCCCGAAGGCTGAGCTTAAAGGCCCCAACGTGGACATGCAATCTCCAAATGTTAATATGGAAGCTCCATCAGGAAAAATTAACTGGCCTCACCTTAAATGGAAGAAGCCCAGAGGCTCCAGGGCAGACCTAGATTTAGACCCAGACTTAAATCTCTCAACTCCAAATATTGCAGGTGAGATTAACACAACTAATTCCGGGCTGAAGCTCCCAAAAGCTGGCCTCAACTCTGGAGTTGATGTGCAAATGCCCGATGCCGACATCGATACCCCGTCAGGAAAAATTAACTGGCCACACTTGAAGTGGAAGAAGCCAAACATTCACGGCCCGAAAGCTGATCTTGACCTGAACCCAGATTTGAGCTCCCCAGATGTTGATGTTTCTCTTCCAAATGTTAATGCGCCTGATGTTGATCTAAATTTACCACATTCTAATGTTGACGTTAAGGCACCTAATCTAAATGTAGATCCTCCATCTGGAAAGTTTAAATGGCCGACTCTCAAAAAAAGTAAGATTAAAAACATTGACCAAAATCTTGACCTTGGTGCTGATGTTTCAGTCCCTGATCCAGCGTTAAATGGACCAGATGTAAATTTAAGCCTGCCAAAAGCTAATATGGAGGCTCCTAAGCTAGACCTTGAATCTCCAGATATTGAAGGTCCTTCTGGAAAATTGAAATGGTTCAACTTCAAAAAGCCCAAATTTGGGACACTCAGTGGTCCAAAGGCTGACTTTGATACCGATGTGAAGGCACCAGACATGGCCCTCGGGGGGCCTGATGTGGGTTTGAAGACAACAGATATTAATCTCTCAAGCCCCAACATTGAGGGTAATTCTGATCTCAATGTCAGAATGCCTAACATAAACCCCAATGGTCCTGATGTGGAGTTCCCTGATGGTAAACTTAATTTGCCTCAGTGGAAACTACCAAATTTGAGAGGGCCAAAAGTCGGGGCACCTGAACTGAATGCAGATGTCAATGCACCTGACATTGATGCCAACACAACCTTTGGAGCACCAAATCTCTCTTTGTCTGCCCCAAATGTGACGCCAGACCTTAAAGGTGTTGATCTGAAGGGTGATCTTTCAGCCCCCGATCTAAGTCTCTCAACTCCAAACGTTGGAGGGATAAATGCATCAGGTGTAAATTTAAATATGCCAAAAACTGATCTGGAAGGTCCTAAACTAGACCTTGACACTCAAGATATTGATGGTCCATCTGGGAAATTCAAATGGTTCAACTTCAAGAAACCCAAAATTGGGACCTTGAAGGGTGGAAAGGCAGACATAGATGCTGAGATGAACCCACCACACTTGGACCTTGCAGGGCCTAATGACCCTTCAAAGATAAATCTCGGTCAGTCTTCACCACAACCTAATGGGAACATCTCACTTCCAGACATAGATGTGGATCTACCGAAGGCACAACTTAATGGACCCAGCACACAGTTACAAACACCAGATATAGCTTCTGATCCCCAACTGGGTGACCTCAAGTTGCCCCATTTCAAGCTTCCCCCGCTTCAAAATCCAACAGTTCATTCGGGAATCGAGGGGCCAAATGTCGACATGACTGATCTGACGCCACGAAATGTAGAGGGAAGTATCCCGACAGCAAACATAGACACAAAAGCTCCAACTTTAAATGTCAACCCAACAAATGCAACCTTTAAATCTCCAGAGATTGACACCGGAGCCCCCACTGGTGCTCTAGCTGATGTGATACTAAAGGCTCCTCCTTCAGTTCCTGAAGTGAAGGCCAATGTCGGTAAAGAAGATGCAGACGCTAAACAGTCCCCACAGAGTAAACTGAGATGGCCATTTAAATGGGGATTCAACTCTGGTTCAAGTACTGATGAGGAGGGCAGTGGTGTAGATTCAGAGACTGAAGCCTCTAATGCTGAGGTTCCTGCATTCAAATTCCACCAACTACCAAAGATGAATCTTGATGGTATTCCAGAAATTGGCGATACCTTTGGCTTATCTAAACAAGACACCGAGACAAAAGAGTACATTGTCAGCAAAGGGATCCGCCTACCAATCGTAAATGCAACATCTAAACCAGGAGAAAAGATTAGCATCCTTGAGAGATTACAAATGGCCAAAGAAAACACAGCCATGGAGAAAAGTAAGAGCGCTGATTCCACTTTGGAAAGAGGAGGGACGTTCAAGCTAGAGCAGCCGGCGTCTGTGCTGGGCCTCAAAACCCCTGAAGGTTCGGCCACAAATGGCGACAAATTATCATTAGGCCTCTCGAATATGCTCGGTCTGAACGTCAAGGGGTCGGATTAA